In the Telopea speciosissima isolate NSW1024214 ecotype Mountain lineage chromosome 6, Tspe_v1, whole genome shotgun sequence genome, tactATTCCAGACCCAAACAACTAAACCTGAATGAAAATTGGTTCGAACTGATCGATCGACACCCCTAGGTCACACCAACTCTCTGGAATCGAACtgaaattgaaaagaataacCAATTGAGATCCTTATCTTATCGTCATCAaaacttggggttttttttttttttgggtgggataTTTATTATCTGAACAGGTGCCCCATTTTGGAGGTaatttcccttcacccatggtgaacaAGAAACTCCTTCACCAATGTGTGTAGACTGTAGATGCCTTGAGATCGGCATCAAGAACAACTAGGGGCGTAATATCAACTTCAACACTTGGTACAGTGAGGGGAGTAATAATGACCTTAGATGGGCTGTGCCATAAGTTCCATTACAATCTCACTGGGTCATGGGGTTCCAAATTACAGCTGAAGCCGGTCCCATTTGAGAATCGCTTTTTGCCCCTTGAGGCTGTTTGATACTTGATTAATAAAATTGGTTCATTGGAGCTTTGcaaccaagaaaataaaaaattcaatgaaaCTTTCCAACATGTACCGCACAAAAACTCAAATATGCTTTCTAGTTTCTACAAATATTCAACCAATACTACAAGGAGAAGATCAGCCAGAGCTGGATCAACCTTCACTGCCGATGAATTGACTTCCCTTTCTAACACTGATTGGACAAACCAGAAGGGAATAAAACACTAGTAACACTACCCTGAATACTGGTATTCTCCTCCTATCAAAATTTACAACAAAATGATAATTCCCGACGAATGCAAAGTTGTTAGACTATGCATCCTTAGTTCTAACTTATATCTTTGACAGACTTATTGATGGGCTTGTCAGTAGTTTGACCCATGTACCCGTCTACCGGAGCTTGTCTTAGCCATGCCGTAGTAATCACCAACATTTGCTACAAATAGAGGATCCCTATCTTCACTTCTATAAGAACCATTGCTTTTCTGACCTGTCTGCTCCAATTCATGCGTCAGGTCCTCCATTGTCCTCTTCAAGCTGGTTCTACTCATCTGCCCTGCCTCTCCCCCCGTTGAGATGCCGACCATTGTGATCTTTGGAAGAAGAGGATTCAGCAGAGACTCTTCCTCAACACATTCCCCACTTGAGCCTTCCCTtctgtgaagaagaaagaaataactTAAACTTAACGCAAGAAAGTCTCCGCGATATACGTTAAATAATACATCTGAACAAATATCCCAACAATTTATTAGTGGTACCTTGAATCTGTTTTCATCTGGTTATCTGACATCTGCTGTTTTGACCATGGATTTGCAAACCAATCCCCAAAAGGAAACCTAAAATCTTTACGCCTAATATGCTCGCCTTGACTGTCTGGAGTGTTCTCATTTTCATTGAGTTTTGAATTGCTAAGGTGCCATTGCTGTCCCTCATTGACATTTTCTGTCATGCGCATAAAAGAAGCTGCACTCCTGCAGCCACCCATCCTCCTCATGAACATAGTATAGAAGGATGAAAGAAGATACAAGCCATCACAAAATCATTATATAAGACCGTATCAAAGTCTGAAGCTGtgaaaatgaaaatgttttCATAAAGTCTTGAGTCCCAGCAATGAATTTGTACCCAGAGCAGGGGCCAACAAGGTTTACTCTGCAGGTTCACCTTTAGAATATGCAGATCCTCAAAGAGTTACTGGTGAAATAAACATGTAAACTGGTGGATCGGCCCAATTTGGGGATTCTTAAAAAGGTCTAGAGTACTCTTACATCATTGCATAATGCTGAAAATGGCATGGTGTACCTTTCTTCAAATGAGTCAACCATATATGGAAATTTTGGTTGAATACCGGTGGCTTTCCGCAACCACCGATTTCCCAAGAGTACTTTGTCAACAGTGTAAAGAAGTTGCATTTCAGCAGCCTTTGATATGACACTTAAAGGTATTCCAGGATGGCCCATTTCATCCAGCATTTCTTGAACCTGTTAGAAAATAATTATGCACCAACTGGATTAGAAAAGCTATAGTTTCCATGAGAAGGTGGTGCAGGAAGCAATAGTGTGCTTCGGATTCATGTGAAGCTTCTACATCGTTAGCTACTAATTTGTTTTGGAAAGAAAATCCAAATTAATGGATTCAGTACCTCTGAAGGTTCCCATAGGCTATCCCCACTCTCCTCGACCACTTCTGCTGCTATGTTATCATCAATCACATCCCGTCGCCGATGCATGTGTCTATTCTGTATTAATGTGTGGAAATGCTGGTCAACAGACTCTTCGAGGATGCTGTCTAGCATGTTTTTATCAAAGAAGTATGGTGTATACCTAACAGGAAAAAGAGCCATTAACAATCAAATGTGGAAAAGCCAGTCAACAAACTCTTCAAGCATGTTATCCACAGCACGTCTTTATCAAAGAGATATGGTTTACCATGTCAAAGAGCAGTCTCACTTAAAATAGTccccaaccaccccccccccccaacccccacccgCCAGAGAATAAAAGTTTAGTAGAGAGGAACAGGTTTTTCTTGGGTTAAACAAGGACCTTTGTGAACATTATCAGGACAACTCATATCAGGTAAGCCTTTTGCCAATTAAACAAGGTTGGCTACATGAATCTTGTTTCACCATTCAACCCTATTT is a window encoding:
- the LOC122664773 gene encoding uncharacterized protein LOC122664773, with the protein product MASNSIQNNNNSSSSINNNLQALSNFSGFMQSASSNFVSLFNFNLNSNAKTWTTSPPSGSLSITSSSSSVICLPFLLPDVPRPPIPSLFNTPPAASASTSSDQSSSLSSSSTSAIKGMSPASGFPSTVRVAGLNSSVKGGGPAFVGQVFSMCDLSGTGLMAVSTRLEIPFLSKRTPQWIKNMFAMVTKNEKDGPVFRFFMDLGDAVSYVKRLNIPTGVVGACRLDLAYEHFKEKSHMFEFVPNEKQVKAANKLLKRNQEKNRRQINGVPVFTAQNLDIAIATTDGIKWYTPYFFDKNMLDSILEESVDQHFHTLIQNRHMHRRRDVIDDNIAAEVVEESGDSLWEPSEVQEMLDEMGHPGIPLSVISKAAEMQLLYTVDKVLLGNRWLRKATGIQPKFPYMVDSFEERSAASFMRMTENVNEGQQWHLSNSKLNENENTPDSQGEHIRRKDFRFPFGDWFANPWSKQQMSDNQMKTDSRREGSSGECVEEESLLNPLLPKITMVGISTGGEAGQMSRTSLKRTMEDLTHELEQTGQKSNGSYRSEDRDPLFVANVGDYYGMAKTSSGRRVHGSNY